One genomic segment of Erythrolamprus reginae isolate rEryReg1 chromosome 2, rEryReg1.hap1, whole genome shotgun sequence includes these proteins:
- the LOC139159723 gene encoding patr class I histocompatibility antigen, B-2 alpha chain-like isoform X2, translated as MALRSAPLLLLVLVAVALRESCFGASSHSLKYFFTSISEPSQGLLHFVSVGYVDDQLFSYYDSNSRKLQPRVSWVEKVEKEDPQYWDRNTQRARSIQETFRRNLETLRSRYNQSEEPPVVTMSSRTEVEDGMETHVCRVHGFYPREIDASWTRDGEIWLQDTFHGFLTPNADRTFHYWISLQIDRKERGRYRCHVEHDGLQDPLDLELKEPTDSKSNLGLIIGCIAVLVLVCVIAGIAVLFKRRQNGYRAASRSNQAIEQPPPSPSGESQHEERGEERGSTFF; from the exons GCGCCTCCTCCCACTCCCTGAAGTATTTCTTCACCTCCATCTCGGAGCCCAGTCAGGGGCTGCTCCACTTTGTCTCTGTGGGTTATGTGGATGATCAACTCTTCAGCTACTATGACAGCAACAGCCGGAAGCTGCAGCCTCGAGTCTCCTGGGTGGAGAAGGTGGAGAAGGAGGATCCCCAATACTGGGACAGAAACACCCAGAGAGCACGTAGCATCCAGGAGACATTCAGAAGAAACCTGGAGACTCTGAGGAGTCGCTACAATCAGAGCGAAG AGCCTCCAGTGGTGACGATGAGCAGCAGGACGGAGGTGGAGGATGGGATGGAGACGCACGTCTGCCGGGTCCACGGCTTCTACCCCAGGGAGATCGATGCCTCCTGGACGAGGGACGGGGAGATCTGGCTGCAGGACACTTTCCATGGGTTTCTGACCCCCAATGCAGATAGGACCTTCCACTACTGGATCAGCCTCCAGATTGACCGCAAAGAGAGGGGCCGCTATCGGTGCCACGTGGAGCACGACGGCCTGCAGGATCCTCTGGACTTGGAGCTGAAGG AACCCACCGATTCAAAATCCAATCTTGGGCTCATCATTGGCTGCATTGCTGTTCTGGTCCTGGTGTGTGTGATTGCTGGGATTGCAGTGCTCTTCA AGAGACGTCAGAATGGCTACAGAGCAGCATCAA GAAGCAACCAGGCCATTGAGCAGCCCCCTCCCAG CCCGAGTGGAGAGTCCCAGCatgaggagagaggagaggagaggggatcgACCTTCTTCTGA
- the LOC139159723 gene encoding major histocompatibility complex class I-related gene protein-like isoform X1 — MALRSAPLLLLVLVAVALRESCFGASSHSLKYFFTSISEPSQGLLHFVSVGYVDDQLFSYYDSNSRKLQPRVSWVEKVEKEDPQYWDRNTQRARSIQETFRRNLETLRSRYNQSEGLHTLQWMYGCELQRDGSKGGFTQYGYDGRTFITFDTETLTWVAPDPQAQITQRKWDADPGWNHRRKAYLEEECIVWLEMFLSYGNETLLRTEPPVVTMSSRTEVEDGMETHVCRVHGFYPREIDASWTRDGEIWLQDTFHGFLTPNADRTFHYWISLQIDRKERGRYRCHVEHDGLQDPLDLELKEPTDSKSNLGLIIGCIAVLVLVCVIAGIAVLFKRRQNGYRAASRSNQAIEQPPPSPSGESQHEERGEERGSTFF, encoded by the exons GCGCCTCCTCCCACTCCCTGAAGTATTTCTTCACCTCCATCTCGGAGCCCAGTCAGGGGCTGCTCCACTTTGTCTCTGTGGGTTATGTGGATGATCAACTCTTCAGCTACTATGACAGCAACAGCCGGAAGCTGCAGCCTCGAGTCTCCTGGGTGGAGAAGGTGGAGAAGGAGGATCCCCAATACTGGGACAGAAACACCCAGAGAGCACGTAGCATCCAGGAGACATTCAGAAGAAACCTGGAGACTCTGAGGAGTCGCTACAATCAGAGCGAAG GCCTGCACACATTGCAGTGGATGTATGGCTGTGAGCTCCAGAGGGACGGGAGCAAAGGGGGGTTTACCCAGTATGGCTATGATGGGAGGACCTTCATCACCTTTGACACGGAGACCCTCACTTGGGTGGCTCCCGACCCCCAGGCCCAGATCACCCAGAGGAAATGGGACGCTGATCCAGGATGGAATCACAGAAGGAAGGCCTACCTGGAGGAGGAATGCATTGTGTGGCTGGAGATGTTCCTGTCCTATGGGAATGAGACGCTGCTGAGGACAG AGCCTCCAGTGGTGACGATGAGCAGCAGGACGGAGGTGGAGGATGGGATGGAGACGCACGTCTGCCGGGTCCACGGCTTCTACCCCAGGGAGATCGATGCCTCCTGGACGAGGGACGGGGAGATCTGGCTGCAGGACACTTTCCATGGGTTTCTGACCCCCAATGCAGATAGGACCTTCCACTACTGGATCAGCCTCCAGATTGACCGCAAAGAGAGGGGCCGCTATCGGTGCCACGTGGAGCACGACGGCCTGCAGGATCCTCTGGACTTGGAGCTGAAGG AACCCACCGATTCAAAATCCAATCTTGGGCTCATCATTGGCTGCATTGCTGTTCTGGTCCTGGTGTGTGTGATTGCTGGGATTGCAGTGCTCTTCA AGAGACGTCAGAATGGCTACAGAGCAGCATCAA GAAGCAACCAGGCCATTGAGCAGCCCCCTCCCAG CCCGAGTGGAGAGTCCCAGCatgaggagagaggagaggagaggggatcgACCTTCTTCTGA
- the LOC139159737 gene encoding class I histocompatibility antigen, F10 alpha chain-like isoform X1, giving the protein MALRNAPFWLLVLLAVALRDSCDGASSHSLKYFFTSILEPSQGLPHFVTVGYVDDQLFSYYDSNIRREQPRVSWMEKVGKEDPQYWDRNTQTSHGDEEDFRHHLEILRNRYNQSEGFHTLQRMYGCELRSDGKKGGFYQYGYDGRTYITFDKETLTWVAPDPQAQITQRKWDADPGWSQRKKIYLEEICIEWLEKHLSYGNETLLRTEPPVVTMSSRTEVEDGMETHVCRVHGFYPREIDASWTRDGEVWLQDTLYASVAPNADGTYHYWISIWVDPKERGRYRCRVEHDSLQDPLDLELKEPTDSKSNLGLIIGFVVAALVVVGVIAGIVVFINRRQEDYNAVPTSWSHLGEMDVIEVKS; this is encoded by the exons ATGGCTTTGCGTAATGCGCCTTTCTGGCTTCTGGTGCTGCTGGCGGTCGCCCTCCGGGACAGCTGCGATG GCGCCTCCTCCCACTCCCTGAAGTATTTCTTCACCTCCATCTTGGAGCCCAGTCAGGGGCTGCCCCACTTTGTCACTGTGGGTTATGTGGATGATCAACTCTTCAGCTACTACGACAGCAACATCCGTAGGGAGCAGCCTCGAGTCTCCTGGATGGAGAAGGTGGGGAAGGAAGATCCCCAATACTGGGACAGAAACACCCAGACATCACATGGCGATGAGGAGGATTTCAGACATCACCTGGAGATTCTGAGGAATCGCTACAATCAGAGTGAAG GCTTTCACACATTGCAGAGGATGTATGGCTGTGAGCTCCGGAGTGATGGAAAAAAAGGAGGGTTTTATCAGTATGGCTATGACGGGAGGACCTACATCACCTTCGACAAGGAGACCCTCACTTGGGTGGCTCCCGACCCCCAGGCCCAGATCACCCAGAGGAAATGGGACGCTGATCCAGGATGGAGTCAGAGAAAGAAGATCTACCTGGAGGAAATCTGCATTGAGTGGCTGGAGAAGCACCTGTCCTATGGGAATGAGACGCTGCTGAGGACAG AGCCTCCAGTGGTGACGATGAGCAGCAGGACGGAGGTGGAGGATGGGATGGAGACGCACGTCTGCCGGGTCCATGGCTTCTACCCCAGGGAGATCGATGCCTCCTGGACAAGGGACGGGGAGGTCTGGCTGCAGGACACTCTCTATGCGTCTGTGGCCCCCAATGCGGATGGGACCTACCACTACTGGATCAGCATCTGGGTCGACCCCAAAGAGAGGGGCCGCTATCGGTGCCGTGTGGAGCATGACAGCCTGCAGGATCCTCTGGACTTGGAGCTGAAGG AACCCACCGATTCAAAATCCAACCTTGGGCTCATCATCGGCTTTGTTGTGGCTGCTCTGGTTGTGGTGGGTGTGATTGCTGGGATTGTGGTATTCATCA ACAGACGTCAAGAAGACTATAATGCAGTCCCAA CTTCCTGGAGTCACCTTGGAGAGATGGATGTCATAGAAGTGAAATCATGA
- the LOC139159737 gene encoding class I histocompatibility antigen, F10 alpha chain-like isoform X2 — protein sequence MALRNAPFWLLVLLAVALRDSCDGASSHSLKYFFTSILEPSQGLPHFVTVGYVDDQLFSYYDSNIRREQPRVSWMEKVGKEDPQYWDRNTQTSHGDEEDFRHHLEILRNRYNQSEGFHTLQRMYGCELRSDGKKGGFYQYGYDGRTYITFDKETLTWVAPDPQAQITQRKWDADPGWSQRKKIYLEEICIEWLEKHLSYGNETLLRTEPPVVTMSSRTEVEDGMETHVCRVHGFYPREIDASWTRDGEVWLQDTLYASVAPNADGTYHYWISIWVDPKERGRYRCRVEHDSLQDPLDLELKEPTDSKSNLGLIIGFVVAALVVVGVIAGIVVFINRRQEDYNAVPRRNQAI from the exons ATGGCTTTGCGTAATGCGCCTTTCTGGCTTCTGGTGCTGCTGGCGGTCGCCCTCCGGGACAGCTGCGATG GCGCCTCCTCCCACTCCCTGAAGTATTTCTTCACCTCCATCTTGGAGCCCAGTCAGGGGCTGCCCCACTTTGTCACTGTGGGTTATGTGGATGATCAACTCTTCAGCTACTACGACAGCAACATCCGTAGGGAGCAGCCTCGAGTCTCCTGGATGGAGAAGGTGGGGAAGGAAGATCCCCAATACTGGGACAGAAACACCCAGACATCACATGGCGATGAGGAGGATTTCAGACATCACCTGGAGATTCTGAGGAATCGCTACAATCAGAGTGAAG GCTTTCACACATTGCAGAGGATGTATGGCTGTGAGCTCCGGAGTGATGGAAAAAAAGGAGGGTTTTATCAGTATGGCTATGACGGGAGGACCTACATCACCTTCGACAAGGAGACCCTCACTTGGGTGGCTCCCGACCCCCAGGCCCAGATCACCCAGAGGAAATGGGACGCTGATCCAGGATGGAGTCAGAGAAAGAAGATCTACCTGGAGGAAATCTGCATTGAGTGGCTGGAGAAGCACCTGTCCTATGGGAATGAGACGCTGCTGAGGACAG AGCCTCCAGTGGTGACGATGAGCAGCAGGACGGAGGTGGAGGATGGGATGGAGACGCACGTCTGCCGGGTCCATGGCTTCTACCCCAGGGAGATCGATGCCTCCTGGACAAGGGACGGGGAGGTCTGGCTGCAGGACACTCTCTATGCGTCTGTGGCCCCCAATGCGGATGGGACCTACCACTACTGGATCAGCATCTGGGTCGACCCCAAAGAGAGGGGCCGCTATCGGTGCCGTGTGGAGCATGACAGCCTGCAGGATCCTCTGGACTTGGAGCTGAAGG AACCCACCGATTCAAAATCCAACCTTGGGCTCATCATCGGCTTTGTTGTGGCTGCTCTGGTTGTGGTGGGTGTGATTGCTGGGATTGTGGTATTCATCA ACAGACGTCAAGAAGACTATAATGCAGTCCCAA GGAGGAACCAGGCCATTTAG